The window TTATActagattgttgttgttatttttccaGCATTCACAAAATTAGAACCATTATCAGTAAttatttgaacaatattttctTCTCCAACTTCAtctataattttatttaaatgcAATGCAAGCATTTCACCACTTTTAATAGAGTCAGAGGTATTAATAGATCTCAAAGAGAAAGTACCGGCTGGACTATTAATCAAACGGTTAATAAAACATCTACTTTTTCCATCTGTCCAACTATAAGACATAATTGAACAACCATATTACTTCCAAGATTTCTTATGTTCATCTAACATCTTATTAATGTTTGTAACCTCATCTTTTAATATCCAAGTTCTCAATTCATGCATGGAGGGAGGCACAAAAACCCGGTCCATAATTTGCAACTCCTTCAAACATTGGAAAATAATATGGATCATTTGCAACATTAAAAGGTATTCCACTTGAAAAGAAGAACCTACCGATTCGCTGACAAACTTCTTTCCTCTCCTCTTTTTTCCATTTGGAGTTTAAAGTAGCTTGCCTTGTTTGTGCACTAACATAATCATCAATTGGACCTCTAGCCTTTGGATGTAAATTCGGCATACTTGGAGAAGTACCAGATTCACTGCCCATACCACTTCCAGATGCAACGGCTCGCATTTCTTCCAAAGTAGCATTCCGCAAGGTTTTAACTTTTTGAAGCTTTAGTAGTGCTTTCTTGCATTCATCGACCACTTCATCTGGCACTGTAGGACAAGGCTTTATTCCTTTATGGGTGCCTGCTAAGTGTTGCTTCAGTCTGTTGATCATGCTACTACATCGTTGATTACAAAACTTGCATCGAAAGAACTTTTCATCTAGATTCATGATTGTGTACttctatgcgtaagatgagcggGGCAAAGCGACCGGGTCGGATGAAATTccggtggagttttggaagagtgcgggcaaggcaggcttggagtggctcactaggttatttaatgtcatttttagaacgaaaaagatgcccgaagagtggaggtggagcacgatggttcctgtatacaaggacaagggtgatatccaaaattgcaataactatcggggtatcaagttgcttagccatactatgaaagtctgggagagagtggtagagctaagggtgaggaggagtgtgtctatttttGCAAACCGGTTTGGGTTTATGCCGGGGCGTTCAACAACAGAAaccatccaccttgttaggatATTGATGGAGtagtatagggagagaaagaaggacttgcatatggtgttcatcgacttagaaaaggcgtacgataaagtttcgATGGAGATTTTGTGGAGATGTtcggaggctagaggtgtacatgTTGCCTACGTTAgattgattaaggacatgtataatGGAAtaaagacccgagtgaggacggtgggtggggactcggactatttttcggttatgatggggttgcatcatgGGTCGGCACTCAGCCTTTTTTTGTTTGCCCTGAcgatggacgtactgacgcgccacatccaaggggaggtgccgtggtgcatgctatttgtagatgatattgtattgattgacgagatgcAGGACGGTGTGAACGTGCAATTAGAGGTTTGGAGGCACCCCCTgcaatctaaaggtttcaagttgagcaggactaagacggaatacttggagtgtaagttcagtggcgagactcgaggaggggaaggggaggtaaggctggactcgcaggtcatccctaggagaggtagttttaagtaccttgggtctagtattcagggggatggggagattgatgaagatgccacatatcgtattggggcgggatggataaaaatcgcttccggtgttttgtgtgacaagaaggtgccaccgaaacctaagggtaagttctacagagtggtggtcagagtggtggtcagaccaacgatgttgtatggggctgagtgttggccagtcaagatcccTTATGTCCAAAATAtaaaggtagcagagatgaggatgttgtgATGTATATGCGGGCACACCGGGTAAGATAgaatcagaaatgaggttattcacAATAAGGTGGGTGTGGCCACTATTGagaacaagatgcgggaagcgcggcttaggtggtttggtcatgtgaggaggagaagCACAGACGCTCCGGTgaagaggtgtgagaggttgacattggagggcctacagagaggtagaggtaggccaaagaaaaGGTGGGTAGAgatgattaggcaagacatggcgtaGCTTCAGCTGACCGaagacatgacccttgataggaaggtatgaaggtcgaggattagggtagtagagtaggtagtctagaatgttcataacagtagtattggcacgcagtctcgctttctgttagtagtgtcacgacccaaaaatccaactagtcgtgatggcacctaacccatcccgttaggtaagccaatttccaactaaccaatttcaataataattattaaagcaatttaagtgaataaagatcctgatcttatacaatccccaagaactggtagtacaaatcatgagcttctaagaatagagtatacaaagcgaaaatgaaataaatacatagtctgtttgaatagtaaacagagcttttataaatctaaggctaccctgaacaagaggcagctacaacaggaatgcaggtacatcttcaagtcccgcaactatcgagcacagcaacaacagcagtcaacatctgcacgcaatatgcagaagtgtagtatcagtacaaccgaccccatgtactgagtaagtaacaaacctagccttaggttgaaagtagtgatgagattCTACCaaagtcgggtccaaaaccactaaTCCACAATAATTAATAACGACATAAAGTAAATAATACCATAAGTAACTCATAGATAAAATGCTTAGTCACATCATGATTTCagcaataatagttcttcctttcaagtacatcagtgaaaatcgAAGTCTTTTGCCAAAGTTACCAAAAATGTGAATAGGTTTGAAAAcagaaatttttccaaaatcctttcaataataaataaaatatctcattttctttccagataaccagtgtaaaacaaatgcatcactacgcccatctgtcaacatgtgtgagaaatcatgaataatgtgataccgtatagtatgaggaaaatatatctttatgcatatatgtcatgtgtgcatgtcaatgcaatgtatctcagagattgtactcatgtactcatactctcagagtactcaatttcactgtctcgcattctctctcactatgctcagcacgctcaatcactcagcgctatacaatacttgttgcggcgtgcagcccgatccctgtttatagtcgattgcgctcactgggggtgtgtacagactcataaggggctcctacagcccaagcgctataagcacggacaactcacgtgctataataatatctggatccgcacggccaactcacgtgctataataatatctgaatccgcacagccaactcacgtgctataataatatctggatctgcacggccaactcacgttcaatagtataatatatatataaagccaacatggtctgctgcggcgtgcagcccgatcccaaaaatatcctcacaatcaggccctcggccttcctcagtcatcaatctctccaatctctctttcattggctcacaatgtcatgagaatagcccaaaatgatgatatgatgtatcaataaataacaacaaagactaagatatgatatgcaataaacTGAATATGACAGAgtatgaatttttattttaaaataaatatttcacaacaatatgacctctgtgggtcccaataatactggcacatagcctcaacatgatttttaatatgcttttcagctcaatttctttaacttgtaaaatcgcatggaaaatgccatgatcatttaactacaaaatttcacataaacaattatgtcacaatttctaaagtgtacgcccacatgcccgacatctagcatgtgcgtcacctcccaacaatttacgaaatacatatatttagggttcataccctcaactccaagattagaagagttacttacctcgaacagtcCAAATCcgatgtcgagcaagctaagcaatgcttcagaaattccattctgcgcgtatcaacttccaaacggctcgaatctagtcacaataatttgactcagtccacacaatttataagaattaattccatatcaaaacgctaatattttccataaaatcTTAAATTACACcacaaaaatcacccgtggggttcatgtctcgaaatctgacaaaacttacaaaattcgacaacccatccaattacaagttcaaccatactaatttcactcaaatccgactccaaatcggtattcaaactggaaaaattcgttttgtgacagtatagaaatttccttctatttctcttgaagattcaataatcctacaccaaaaatgaagataaattcatggaatataatcacaagggagttaagaacacatACCCCAAGTTATgtgaaaaatttcctctccaaaatcgcccaaaccgagctcagaaaatgtccaaaatgagaaaaaatctcggaaccctcgttttaaacactgcccaggcatttccgcacctgcggtacctgggctcgcacctgcgcatccgcatttgCGAAACAAATTGCGCGCCTCCAGACAATGCCAACCTTTcaaaacctcgcatctgcggcgcCCTTCTCGCatatgcgggctcgcagatgcgcaaaCCCTTCGCACTTGCGTTTGCCCCAGGCCAGCCCCAGTCTGCATTTGCGCAACACCTTCGCACCAGCGGCCTCGGAGATGcggcaaattcctcgcacctgcgagcactgcccagtccCACTCTTGGCCGCTTTTGTGGCTTATTtcacgcacatgcggcttcgcacctgcaatCAAAACCTtggcaggtgcgatcacaccagtaggcagcagttccagcatttccttaagtccaaatttgatccgttaaccgtctgaaactcacttgaggctcccgggacctcaaccaattgtatcaacaagtcccataacacaacacgaacctactcgaggcctcaaatcacacctaacaacatcgaaacgacgaattactcctcaattcaaaatcaacgaactttgaactttcaaattctacatcttgtgtcgaaacacatcaaatcaatccggaatgacttcacattttgcgcacaagtcacatttcacattacggacctattccaatttccataatcggattccgacatcgatatcaaaaagtcaaacccccggtcaaacttcccaaaaatttaactttcgtcaattcaagccaaatttcactacggacctccaaataatttttcggacacgctcctaagtccaaattcatcatacggagctattggaattatcaaaattcgaatccgaggtcgtttacacataagtccacatccggtcactattttaacttaagctttaaaccttggaacaaAGTGTTCCAATTACTTCAAAAACCTTACTAGACCCGAACTAATTACCCCGATAATTCACACAACaattgtaaagtacaatttgagaagtaaatggagaaacggggttgtaatactcaaaacgaccggccgggtcgttacattctcccccacttaaacatatgttcggcctcgaatgtgccaagagttgtttccaagccatcaaatcactgttccatcttaccacatacgtacccgggggtgaacccacgtcaccctatcccacataaggcttgactacacaatgcaactgaaaatcattaatttaaccttagcccataaactttggagtttaatttccaacctttaaaatttctttcaagacacaaatcTTACATTTCCACATCGTATAAGTCCAaacaagttgcatcgagctataactataaccacggatataatcaaccaacatattacaaactcgcatgctcgtagcaccattcttgatcgcagtgactactccaaaaccaactgcatactagtattaaacccatatcgaaccaaacctcatcccaaaaccttcatacactgttgataataaaaggaACACgcaaaatttcatgaccacttaccagatcaacaagtcacggagcccTCTCGCctcaaccagaaccataatccctttctgagctgactttcaatattatactcccgaatataccaaaatcaaacctgatagtacccattctaggtccaatgaccttatattactaaacacaactgttccatagacatgcctcaccaatataactcagagccacaactcatgccatccgtgcactaatacacaacaattcaaatgtacccagtcatgaaaaatgactcaaatgagagaactgccctgccagattaacaagtacctccGCAATGAaacgctgaaaattcatcatacaccgtagaaccatcacccgattctaacacgaggttcatattatatactccgagccaccctgctccaaattaataacgacagagaggcaaatgacaaaaataccatacaaaacctgaaaggacataaccattatgctatcaatcatgcaatacaccaagtactcatcacactcaaattccactataaagctcaaatagaactgcactatctgtgcacataaccaatgagtCACAACTCTTcttagcataaaggagtaactcacagattaTTTTAGAAcatgaataagttcaacatcaaccgaatgacacatccctcaataatagcagtatggagccaaccattctgGCTCTGTGTAGAATACActtcttaattgggcctacctatggatCCCCAAATCTACtttggtcacccacaaatagacaAATAGCCCTCCGAGGGTCCACAATAATTGAACCATCACACATACTATCTTCTGACTAACCTTGGCTACGATTTTacggtccacaaccacgaaacaaccTACTCGTGAGaattcccagtctccaaattcatagaacacacgaatcactatatctgatctcaactccaccgcctgaatgtctaacactTCTCCattacacgatcatcccacgaggaaaacttctataattcttctgtgccacaaagcaaaatttgaacatcagcagtcgatcaaccaggaaaaCTGTCGCAATGCCTATgaaatatccataattcaaaacatagtgcgccttctgaaatgtacactctactcacgcaataccaaatagttataacattcatctaaacatcgaaaACTGTTCATGCCTCTAAAAATTTATGACCCTCCCTTTCAAGGctaaaccgtgaccttgcacacgccaaccttaatcccacacaacacaccgcatctatcatgccatcatttgaaaaatacgagaacctcataatcattctgagtcacaagtaaaATACATATCTAATCAGCCAGAAGCCTTCCATTTGTTCCCATCCGGTAAAAAATCATAATACTCAGCATGCTCCTCAGGCCGGTAGGAAAATACCcatctcaaaccatggtagaaaacCTCAAGAATgatttggaatccatttgcacataatcaatcCATCAGAGTTGAATCTCTCTaaatcaaccaagccacgcaggtcgccaagcctaggtgtattgccacaaagcacctgtagaaaacccccacatcataagcatccaaagaaccgatcatatccattaccatactgatccaatcTACTACCCGTTTGTCTTATgttctccgagtttcttccgaATCAATCTTGAGATTAATACTTTTCCTTGCTAAACGCCACGATCTTTAGCCACGGCTCACCCCACAAACCTAGCATGGAACCACAACCCTctacggcccataagcaactgtattcttcttaagccccttcaaaaataccaaaattgtaacactcactctgaaaataccttatgtgaatttgaaattgttctccTCACCCTCCTTATACTAAAacatagaatccatagtcatacagaattcccgcaagtccaggcaccatccaGTGTAAATCTCaggttttatccatacacaagtccgaagaaattctcaattgctatataaaattctcaaacccactagaattttctcgggagtcacccactttgctcacatctaattgcaccgcccaaataggccaaaagacacgtgccccattagcaccacaacactcaaagaagtaactctactttaacaccataTACCAAATGCATACTCtatgcgcactacatcattcaccaataataactcactcatcccacgatttttcATATACTCGTCCGTGCAATATAATCTGTAACCAGGAATTTTCCTTATTCGATTCATTTTtgaactccacctctgcaagtcatcactgatttCCAAGTATACTTTAGACCCAAACAAAATTTGACACATACCCATGAATTGATTTGTCtgtagcaggctcccccactttgctcaaagccatagattaaaacactccaTAATTCACAGTACCCATaccctattactgtcataataccataGTCAGTGCCACAAAATTCTTCTGAAGCTCATgcaatgccaaccataaaaatatcccaaatcatctgctaagctcgcaatcCTTCTCTTGatactcaagtcaactttctcagccagattcaaattcaactCTCCACACATAtgcctcactggcagaaaagaaatcCTCCACTCACATtacaaggaacacacctacgtagattactctccagGAGATAAACCGCCTCTCTAGCCTCAAATTGTCATCTTGTTATATATTTT is drawn from Nicotiana tabacum cultivar K326 chromosome 9, ASM71507v2, whole genome shotgun sequence and contains these coding sequences:
- the LOC142163932 gene encoding uncharacterized protein LOC142163932 → MNLDEKFFRCKFCNQRCSSMINRLKQHLAGTHKGIKPCPTVPDEVVDECKKALLKLQKVKTLRNATLEEMRAVASGSGMGSESGTSPSMPNLHPKARGPIDDYVSAQTRQATLNSKWKKEERKEVCQRIGRFFFSSGIPFNVANDPYYFPMFEGVANYGPDGKSRCFINRLINSPAGTFSLRSINTSDSIKSGEMLALHLNKIIDEVGEENIVQIITDNGSNFSVTALVSVLREVYSEDKPCMGYMYDLMNRAKDKIAINCGSNEKKYGPIWKRIDDRWNDQLHRPLHAAGFYLNPQLRFDERFSNNYEIKQGLYQCKERMLSYEERFKVDVQLDSYDH